One part of the Nitrospiria bacterium genome encodes these proteins:
- a CDS encoding transcriptional repressor, translating to MTKALPLNKEVARLKDYLAEKQLKLTQQRETILEAFLKVDHITAEELHRQISRKGRQRMGLATIYRTLNLLCEVGIGQQRHFDDTRTIYDNVINKKHHDHLICDKCDKIIEFESPAIERLQEKMAARHGFTLSHHRLELFGHCIDWEKCRDWQKAAPR from the coding sequence ATGACCAAGGCACTGCCCTTGAACAAAGAAGTCGCTCGATTAAAAGACTACCTGGCCGAGAAGCAACTCAAACTGACTCAACAGCGGGAAACGATCCTGGAAGCCTTTCTCAAGGTGGATCATATCACGGCCGAAGAACTGCATCGTCAGATCTCCCGGAAGGGACGCCAACGAATGGGCCTGGCCACCATCTACCGGACCTTGAACCTTTTGTGCGAAGTCGGCATCGGACAGCAACGGCACTTTGACGATACCCGGACGATTTACGACAATGTGATCAACAAAAAGCACCACGATCACCTGATCTGTGATAAATGCGACAAGATTATCGAGTTTGAATCTCCCGCCATCGAACGGCTTCAGGAAAAAATGGCCGCCCGGCACGGCTTCACACTCAGCCATCACCGGCTGGAGCTCTTCGGACATTGCATCGATTGGGAAAAGTGTCGGGATTGGCAGAAGGCGGCCCCCCGTTGA